The following nucleotide sequence is from Phycisphaera sp..
AACCCTATCTCCCCTCTATCGTCAGGACAGCCCGCCGGCCCCACACCAACCGGCACCCAACCCGCCAAGGCCCCATTATGACCCAAACAATACCCGGCCGATCATCGGATGACCCACCCCTGCGCATCGGCCACGGCTACGACCTGCACCGCTTGGAGCCCCAAGCACCCCACGGATCGGGCAAGCCGCTGGTCGTTGGCGGCGTGAAGATACCCCAGGACACGGACCGTCCGATCGGCCCGGTCGCCCACTCCGACGGCGATGCCCTCCTCCACGCGCTCACCGACGCCATCCTGGGAGCGGCCGCTTTGCCCGACATCGGGCAGCTCTTCCCCAACGACGACCCGGCGAATGAGAACGGCGATTCGGCACGATTTCTGGCCGAGGCGGTCCGGCTCATGCGGAATGCCAGCTGGCGGCTGGCCAATGTCGATCTGACCGTGCTGCTCCAGGCCCCAAAGCTCGGCCCGCACAAGGCCGCCATCCGCGAGCGCATTGCCGAAATGCTCGACCTTCCGCCGGATCGCGTGAACGTGAAGGGCAAGACCGGCGAGCACGTCGGCCCGGTGGGCCAGGGCAAGGCCATCGAGGCCCACGCCGTCGTGCTGCTCGTTCGAGAGGGGTGATCGGCGTTAGCGCGCGGCGTCCTGGTGGGCCGTGGGCTTGCTCTCGACCTGCCCCGGTGGCCGAGCGCTCTCGGTCAGCCGTTCGCGTAACGCCGGGGCGGCCTTGAAGCCGCAGGTCTCGCTGGCCGGGATGCGGATGGGCTCGCCCGTTGTCGGTTTCGTGCCATTGCGCTCGGCCCGATGCCGGCGGGTAAAACCGCCAAAGGCGGTGATCTTGACCCGCCCGTCCTCTATCAAGCCCCGAGTGATGCCCTCGAGGACGGCATCGAGATATTGGGCGGCCTCTCCACGAGTGGCCCCAAGGCTCGAGGCGACACGATCAACTAAATCACTCTTATTCATTGGCGCAGGCTCCGCTTCCGCGCTGCCTGGAGAACGCACAGGCCATCGCCCCATGAAGACTTGTTCACATTGCGAGGGTTATCGGCGCAACAAGCCAAACGCATCAAGAACTTTCGCCCGCACACGACATCTTGCCAGACCGCTACGATCACGAACACCATGGCACACGCACCAGCGAAACCCAACACCAGCCCCTCTCCGACGACCGATTCCCAGCCGCTCAGGCCCTGGAACGTCGTGCTGCTGGACGATCAGGACCACTCGTACGACTACGTCATCGACCTGCTCGGCCGGCTTTTTGGCCACGACCGGACGCGGGCCTTCGAGCTCGCCCGCAAGGTCGATACCGAGGGCCGGGCCGTGGTCGCGACCACCCACCGCGAGCTGGGCGAGCTCCGCGTCCAGCAGATCAGAGCATTTGGTGCCGATCCGCTGATGTCTCGCAGCAGGGGACCGATGAGGGCGATCCTCGAGCCGGCCGAGAGCGGCGAGTAGGACAAAAACCGTGAGCCGGGATAAGCCGCTGGTCATCCAGACCGAGACGCTCGACCCCACCGCTCAGGCCTGGCTGCGTGAGCGCGTCGACCTGCGAGTCTGCCCCTACGACGACCCCGGCTTCATGGATCTGCTGCCCCAAGCCGATGGGCTCGTCGTGCGGACCTATACACGAATAAACCGGGCCCTGCTCGATCGGGCACCCAACCTCAAGGTCGTCGGCCGCGCGGGCGTCGCGCTCGAGAACATCGACATCCCCGCCTGCCGGGCCCGCGGCATCGAGGTCGTGCACACGCCGGCGGCCAACACGCAGGCCGTCGTCGAGTTCGTGCTCTGCCTGCTGCTCGACGCGCTGCGGCCTCGCGTGTTTCTCGACGCCCCGCTCGAAGGCCGAGACTGGCACGATGCGCGCAACGAACTCCAGGGCGACTGCCACCTGAGCGATCTCGACGTTGGCATCCTGGGTTTTGGCCGCATCGGGAGCCGCGTGGGCAAGGTGCTCACGGCCCTGGGCTGCACCGTGCGATACCACGACATCCAGGACATCCCAGCCGACCAGCGTCATAGCTGCGAGCCCGTCTCGCTCGAAGAACTCCAGCAGACTTCGAAAGCCCTGACCATCCACATCGACTGGCGCGACGGCAACCACCACTTCGTCAACGCCGGGTTCCTGGGCACGCTCCGCCCCGACGCCATCGTCGTCAACACCAGCCGGGGTTTGGCAATCGATCCGAACGCCCTGGCCGATTGGCTCAAGGCCAACCCCAAGGCCCGCGCCCTGCTCGACGTCCACGATCCCCACGAGCCCCTCGACCCCGGCTACCCGCTTCTGGGCCTGCCCAACGCCCACCTGGCCCCCCACATCGCCGCCGCCACCGCGCCGGCACGGTTGAATATGAGTTGGGTGGTGCGAGATGTGGTAGCGGTGCTAAAAGGCGAGACGCCCAAATGGCCAGCACCATAGGTATTCGTGCCAACGATTACAGTAGCAAAACGACTACTCCGCGCTCCACACCACGTTGCCCGTCTCGTCGTAGAACTTCGCCACCGGCTGACCCGAGCGCATGACCCCAAAAAATGCCCGACTATTGCCGTCCTCGTCGGCAAAACCGATACGCAAGGCCTCCTTGGTGAACCCGAGCCAGGCGCGGGTATGGCCGTTCTCGTCGGCCAGAGTCATACCAGGGCCCGAGGACGTCAGCGATAGCTTCAGACGCACAGTGCCAGTATCGTCATGGAAAACAACAGTGGGACCAGTGCGGTCGGCCACGAGCACGGCGCGTTCGATGCCACTCTCGTCTACAAGCCGCAAAGACTGGGTAGACACGCTCACGGCCGCCTCGTTACGCAAGGCCGACAACTCAGCCTCGAGTTGCTCGATGCGGTACTCCAGCGAGTGCGTTGTGTTGTTGCTACCGTCGGGCATCGGTTTCTCCTATCTGCCACTGGCTCGGTCGACACAGAACCATATACGCTCGAAAGGGGCTGTCACCATGCGTTCTCGCCCACGATACACCCGCCCAGGACTAGCCCTCCACGAAGTCATAGCTTCCATCTGTTCCTTCACTCTCGCCGCTGCCGTGGCCGCCCCCATGCTGGGTTTCAGCCAGACCAACTCAGCCTCGCAGTTAGCCATCGCCAACGCTCGCACCGTCGCCCACGGCATCGAATCCCTCGCCACCGACACCGGCCTCTACCCCCCGGCCTACCGCACCGCGCCCGACGGCACCATCACCCACCACTCTGCCGTGCTCATCGCCGGCGGCTACCTGGCCGAAACCGACTTCACCAGCCCCCTCGCCCCCGACGGCGGCGCGCCCAAGGCCGGCGATCACGTCGACCAAGCCGAGCGCACCGCCTTCACCGTCAACGGCGCGATCATGCCGCCCGAGCCACTGGCCTACTCGGGCACCGATCGGCACTATCGGCTCGTCTCGAACGCGGGCACGGTTCCGCAGGCCGGCTCATGGCTCACGCGGCAGAGCGAGCCGATCTCCCCCGCCACCACGCTGCTGCTCACCGAGTGGTACGCCGGCGACGACTGGGGCGCCCTCGCCCAAGGCCCCACCATCATGAGCCACCGGCCCATCGTGCCGTTCGTGGGTGCGTCGTCTGGTCGCAGCCCCGAGCGCGAGCCCGTCGCCGGTTCGACCGATGCTCCGTTCGCCTACCCGAGTGCCGGCGACATCTTCGGCAACAACGGACACTTTCGCGAGGCCCTCACCAGCCACGGCCCCACCGAGATCAACGCCATGGGCCGCAGCCACGCGGGAGGCAGGGCCGCCCTCATCATGCTCGACGGCTCGGCCCGCCTGGCCACGCCACGCGAGAGCGTCGAGCAGCGGCTCTGGGGCGAGGCGTTCCACAGCATCACCGGCGGCCGTGGCGTGCGTTAACGCCCTATCTGGCTCAGGATCGTGCGGTCCTTGATTTTGTCATCGTCGGCCAGCATGAACGCCTTGCTCAGGATGATCGCTAGCGTGCGGTCGCCCTCGAAGGGCAGGAACACGCCCCGGCCGGCCGTGCCGTCGTCGGCCCGCCCCTGCACGATGCACAGGTACTGGTCGTTTGGCTCCATCAGGATGTTGCCGCTACCCAGGTGGATCTTGTACGTCCGCTTCGTGCCACGAATGACCAGGTAGCGATCGTCCAGCGTACACACATCGGCGATGGCCAGCCGCGGGATCAGGCGGGACAGGATGTCGCGGCGGGTCTGGGCACTCTCGCCCAAAGTGCCGAAGCTGAACTCCTGCCAATAGGTCTGGAACCGCCCCTCGGGCCCGCCGTCGGCCCACTCGGGGTTATTGCCCACGCTGGCCACGCCGACGAACAGGTCCGCGTCCCGCAGGCACTCGCTCAGCACGATGGGCGGCAACTGGTCCATCGCGACGGCGTCGTCGTCTTGGATGCGCTGCTCGGCACGGTAGAAGCGGACCTGGTCGGTGGCCAGATAGCGGAACGCCCCAGAATCCAGCACGAACTGGTCGTTGTAGTCGTCGCCCACGCCCGAGATCCAGAACTCCACACGCAGGTCCCACGCTGGAAGTTGGCGATGTGCGGGGCCATACTCCGCATCGACCATCAGCCGCGTTTGCGTTTTCCAGTACCGCTCACGCATCAAGGCGTTGAACTGGTGCTGCCGCACGATGTGGGCGGCAAAGCGGTTCGAGTATGTCTCGGTCGCTCGCTCGGCATCGGTCAGCAGGTACACCTCGCGGTGGGCCTGCTTGAAGGGCTGGCGGATGCGATGGTCCTCGTAGAACGCACGCCACACCGCCACGTCCCCGCGGAGCGCGTCCTCGCCCGGCTTCGCATCCCCGTCGATCGGGTGCCACAGCGTGACGGCGCATCCGGGCTCGGGCTCGAACGCCTTGCCATCCGCACGCACCAGGCGGCCATCGGCGTGCGGCGGGCCATCGGCATCGTCGCGCAGCCATGCGGCGGCGGTCGCTCTTGTCCCATCATCGAACACCCAGACCAACCGCCGCGCCACCGCGCCCACCAGCGGGTGGTCCAGGTACCGCTCACGCCACGTCTCCAAGGGCCACCGGTTGCGCTCCAGGAACAGCCCGTCAATCCGATCCCGCTGGGCCGGCAGCATCGCCTGCACGTCCTTGAGCGCGCCTTTCAGATCCTTCAAATCGTCGGCGTGGTCGCGCTTGACCGCCGCGGGCGGTGCTTTCACCGCCTTGCCCTTGTCGTTGGTCCAGCGCAGCGACGCCGCCAGCGTCTCGCCCACGCGGATCTCCGCCGCGCACTCGCCGAGCTGCTCGCGTAGAAAGCCGACCCCTTCGAGCCCGTACGCGGGCACGGCCATCTCCTCGATCTCGCTCCGCGGCAGCCCCTCGCGCTCGGCGGCCCGGTCCAGCGCCTTGGCGATCATCGCCTGGGCCGTGCCGAACTTCACCTTGATGCGCAGCCGCGAGAGCTGGCCGAGCGCCGCCGTCCCCGGCATGGCCCCAAGCGCATAGACCGCCGCGTTGCCAACCTTCACCGCCCGAGCGCCCACGCCGGGCAGCTTGCGATAGCACGAGATCGCCAGCGCCCCGAGCGTGCGGGCCATCTCGTCGGACTCCTCGGTTGCCGCCATCCAACAGAGCCCCTTGAGGATGGTGGCGTGGTGGTCGAGGATGAGGTGTCCGTCGAAATCGTGGTTGTACCACCGCTGCTGCAACGGCTGCGTGCGAGGCTTGTCCACCAGTGGTAGCCACCTGAGCAACGCGGTGTTCACCTTCGCCCGCCCGATCTCTTTCGCCATCCGCTGGGCCTCGGCCACCCACTTCTTGCTCGGCGACCCGGCCGACGCGCTCAGGCAGTGCCCAAGCAACGCGTTCCACGCGGCGATCTTGTTGGGCTTGAGCTTGCCGATATCCGCCAGCGCAGCATCAGTCCACGCCTCACCATTCTGCATAGGTAAGTTGAGGTCGCCAAGCACCATCTTGCGCACGCGCGCAGCAAGATTCCGCCAGTCGTAGGCCTCATTCTCAAGCTTCTCGACAAGGAGGCGCAGCGACCCCTGCAAAGCGACATCATCAAGTACGTCCTGGTTCCAGCGGTCAAGTTGCTGGATGATCGGGTACAAGTGCGGCTGGTACACCCCCGATCGATTCGTCCGGCTCACCGATCCATCGATGATCCGGCTGAAGTCGGCAGCCGAAAGCGGCAGCTTGTGCGACAACGCCACGGCCATCAGTTTCATGAGTTGCTGGACCTTGGATTCCAACTTGCCACGCTCGACCTTGTCCTGCTGGGTCGTGCCCTTGCCACGAACCTTGTCCCACGCGTCGCAGAGCTCGTCAAAGACGCGCATCAGTAGCCACGCCCGATCGGGCCGCGAGAGTGCCCGCACGTCGTCTTCGAGCGCCCGAAACATCGAGTTCACATCCGGTGGAGCGAATTGGTCTGCCATCGAGTAGCTATTGATGAGCGACAAGCACGCCGTCAGCACACCCTTCGCGTCCTCACTGGGCTCGGAACGGGGTTCAGCGTTCTCAACTGTTTTTGTTTGCGGCACCTTGGGTGTCTCCAGCAGTCGGTCGATGCGCATGACCAGCTTGCGTTGCGGCGCATTCTCGATCGAGCGGCCCATGTCCGCAAGTTTCGCCATCTGATCTCGCACGCGATCATCCGAGCCCCACTCGCCCCAACGCTGCTCGCACAGCTTCACCACCGGCGTGATGAGTTGCATCGCCTCGTCGGAGTAGACCTCGAGCTTGATCGCGCATGCCATCATCGTGAGCGCGTGGTCGATCGTCAGTGGTAGCTTCCGACGCATAATGGCGGAGGCAAATTCTGGGACTACCATCGCGTGCGCTACGTCGTGGCGATAGTTCATCAATGCCCAGAATCGCTTCTCACCCTCGTATGGGCACGCCTCCGACATCCGCCCGGCCTGATCGAAAAGATCCAACAACACATCGACGGCTTGATCCGCTGGCAGCTTTCGGCACTGGGCCAGGAGCACCGCAATCCTCGGGCTATTCGACGATCGAGCAAACAACTGGCACGACTGCACCAACCGCTGCACAAACTCTGTCCGAGGCTTGCCATACTTCCACACGCCGGAGGCCTGAGGCGTACTCACCCCCCCACCAACGGCACCAACCGCAGGAACGTCACCTCGCACCCCTTGCCGATCGTGATCGTCTCGTCGAGTTCGGTCGCCTGCGCCTCGCCCACCAGCACCAGCACGCGGCGGGCCTCGAAGGCTTGGGTCGCCAGCTCGAACTGGGCCTTCCAGTCGATCTCGCGCGGGCCCTGCTTCGGCGCGTTCGGCGAGGCTTCCTCGGGGGAGGGTTGCACCAGCCCCCTGAAACGGCCGGCGGTGCCCGACCGCCGCCTCAGGTTCTCGTCGGCCACCTCCTGGTACACCCGCTCGCGGATCAGCTCGCGCACGGTGATGGTCTCGCTGGGGAAGGTCAGCTCGAAGCTGTGCCCCTCCCGCTCGCCCTGGGCGTCCCGGCTCGAGAGCCCCTCGTCTCGGATCGTCAGCGTGGCGGTCATGATTGCCCTCCCATGGGGCCATTCTTTCCGCCCGGCACGGCCCGCGGTTGCACACACCAAGGCGCACCCGTCCGGGCAAACCCGCCAACCACTACAAAGTGCCTATCCTGCCCCGTGATCAAGGTCCAACGCATCACGCCACAGAGCCCGCTGTACCCCAGCTCGGTCGCCCTGCGCGAGTCGGTGCTGCTCAACTCCATCGGCTACGACCACCAGCGGTTCACCGCCGAGTACCCCGGCGTCGACGAGCGGGCCGAGCACTTCGTGGCCGTCCTGGACCACCCCACCGGCCCCCGCGTCGTCGGCTGCCTCCTGCTGCTGACCGACGAGGAGCCCGCCGAGGACGGCAAGACCCGGGCCAAGGTCATGCAGATGGCCATTGACCCCCAGCGCCAAGGTGAAGGCCTGGGCCGTCGATTGGTGGTCGCCGCCGAGGCTCGCGCCTTCGGCGAGCTGGGCATCAACCGCCTCTACTGCCACTCGCAGGACCCCGCCGTGGGCTTCTACGCCAAGCTCGGCTGGCACCCCGAGGGCGCCCCCTTCGAGGAGGCCGGCATCGGCCACCGCAAGATGGTCGTCGACGCCCCACCCCAACCCACCGGCGACGAGGCCGCGGCCGCGCTGAAGGGGGATCCGTTGTACGAGGATGGGGTGTAAGCAGAAGGCATCGGGCACTGGGCATCAGGCATTGGGTACCGCGTCGAGCCCGCACTCGGGGCACACACGAACACCCTCGCCGAGCTCATACCCGCACGCCACGCACCGGCCGCGAACGCGGCGCCGGCGCGTGCGCAGCCAGCGCCACCCCGCCATCAGCGAGAGCGTGAGGGCGGCGTAGAAGAGGGTGTTGGCCAGCAGGCCGGGCCAGATCGGGCGCAGCGGCAGCTTGAACGCAACCGGGCCGATCGCCACCGTCGGGATCCCCTCGCGCCAGACCCGCGAGGGCGTGCCGTCCATGACCCCCCGCCCCTGGGCGGCCAGCCACGGCCAGCCCGCCGACGTCGACACGATCGACTGCACGTGCCCGGTGAACGCCCGCCGCGCGTACATCGGGCGCGGGTCGGACGCGGGCCGCTCGAACTCGGGCCCAGGCGCATCCGCCATGCCCGCCGGCACGATGCTCGACTCCCAATGCGCTCGGAACGGATCGCGACGGTGATAGACAAAGATCTGGTGGTCGCCCTCATTGAGCCAGAACCGACCCTGCCATGCCTGCGCATTGGGGGTGCGCAGCACGCGATCGGAGACGATCTTCCCCACCGGCACGCTCCCCACCGCCAGCACCATCCCCACCACGACGCTCACCAGCACCATGCGAACGGTCACGACGCAGTGCTTCGCCCCGGCCATCGCTCAGGCCCCCTTCGCCAACGGACGCTTCGCCAGCCCGCACTCGGGGCACACGCCCACGCCCACGCCCTCACCGAGCTCGTACCCGCACGCCACGCACCGGCCGCGAGCGCGACGGCGTCGCGTGCGGACGAGGCGCAGGCCGACCAGCAATACAAGCGTGATGGCGGCATACAAGATGGTGTTGCCGAGCAGCCCGCGCCAGATCGGGCCAACGGGCACCGTCCAGTCCCTCCCGAACAGCCTGGGCTCGGGCAGGAACTCTTCGTTATTGCTGGTCGCCGTCGACCACGTCCTGCCCTGCGCGGCGTGCAGCGGCCAGCCGGCACGGATGCACATGATGGAAAAGTCGGGATCATCGCTCTGGATAGCCACATACTCGGGTCGCGGATCGTGGCTGGTCATGTTGAAGTGTGGTGGAAACTGCCTGTTCGGCCTGAAGCGCAGGTTCGCCGCGTTCCAGATGTGGTAGCCGAAGCTGTCGTGCCGGTGGATCCACACCCCGTAGTCGCCCCGATCAAGCACGACGTCGATCACCGCGGCGGGGAAGGGAGGCTTCTGCTGAGCCTGCGCGATCAGCACCCCCACCGGCACACTCGCCACCGCCAGCACCACCCCCACGAGGGCGCTCGCCAGCACCATGCGAACGGTCACGACGCAGTGCTTCGCCCCGGCCATCGCTCAGGCCCCCTTCGCCAACGGACGCTTCGCCAGCCCGCACTCGGGGCACACGCCCACGCCCACGCCCTCACCGAGCTCGTACCCGCACGCCACGCACCGGCCGCGTTTGCGTCGGCGTCGCGTGCGCCACGAGCGAAGGCCCGCGAGCGGGACGAGCGTGAGCGTCGCGTAAAAAAGCGTGTTGGCCACCAGGCCAGGCCAGACAGGCGCGAGCGGGACGAGATGGCGACCGGGGCCGATGTTCCAGTACGTCATGCGCACGAGGGAGGAGAGTTGGCCGGGGGGGTAGACCTGGCGCCCCTCGGCCGCGCGCCACGGCCAGCCGTGGCGAACGTGCAAGTAGGAAGCGTTTGCCGGCGTGCCGCCCCACGCGGGGCGCGCATAGCCGGGGCGTGGATCGGTCGCCGCCACTGGGACCTCGGACACGTCCCTCAGATCCTTGAGTGCCAACGCGCCGTTGGCCGACACGAACCAGAATTCCGCGCCAAATCCGACAGTGCGGAAGGCCTCCACACTGGCGGCACCGTCCTCGAACTGGGCGTGGGAGACGACGGTCGTCCACAGCACGCCGTACATGATCGCCGCCGACACCGGCACGCTGGCCACCGCCAGCACCACCCCCACGAGGGCGCTCGCCACCACCATGCGAGCCGTCACGACGCGGTGCCGCTTCTGGTTGGTCGTCCCATCGGCCATCACGCGGACGATACGGCCGCGCCCCCACCCCCGGTGGACGCGCCACTGCTCCGGTTGCGCGATCAATCGGGCCGGTGGCGCGGCCAGCGGGTCCCCCGGCGCACCCACACGGCCCGGTCGCGCGGGCACCCGGCCCCCGGGCGCGGCCATTGGCCCCGCGTGCTCGCCCATCGGCTCCCGTAGATTCCGCTCAAGTGGCCCCGGCAACCCGCCGAAGACCATCCCCATGGGACGCAACCTGCCATACAACCGCACCGACGCCCTCGAGCGGACCCTCTCGCACCTGGACCGCTGGGAGGACGTCGCCGGCGAGATCGGGCTCGACGAGCAAGGCGTGCAATCGATAGTGCAGGCCGCCCAGGCGGCCCGCGAGGCGATGATCCAGGCCGAGATCGCGCGGGCCCGGGCCAAGGCGGCCACCGCCACCTGGCACCGCCTGGCCGACGCCATGAAGGCCGAGGTGTCGACCGCCATCGTCACCATCAAGGCCACCGCGGCCCAGGCCGGCCAGGCCCAGGGCGACCCCGCCGCCGAGCGGGCCGTGTACGGCACGGCCTGGCTGAGCTACGCCAACAAGCCGGGCGTGGCCCCGGCCCCCGACGAGCCGGGCCAGCCGACGACCGGCCTGGACAACAACGGCGCCGCCGTGCTCGCCTGGACGGGCAAGGGCCCCGCCGGCACGCGCTACGCGGTGCGCCGCCAACTCGAGGGCGAAACGGGCTGGACGGCCATCGGCGACACGCACGAGAAGGCCTTCGTCGATCGCACCCTGCCCGCCGGCACGCCCAGCGTGGCCTACCAGGTGGTGGCCAAGTACGGGCCGCACGCCGTCGCGGGGGTGCCCACCGTGATGCGGCTGGGCTCGGCGCCGGCGCAGACGCGCGCCGCCATGGCCGGTGGGTTGGCGCTGCAGCGCGCGGCGGGGTAGGGACGGCTTGGCCCGGATGTTTCGGGTTGTTCGGTTGTGTCGATCGCGCGTTCTTGGGTGTTCGTGTTGTGCTGTTGGAGCGGGCTTGGACGCTCGAGTTGTCGTATTGGAGCGTTCTCGTACGCTCGACGCTCTGGCGGAGCCGAAGACGGCTGCGCCAGAGCTGCGCTCCGTTTGGTTGTTCTTGGGCGCTCGCTTCGCTCGCTTGCGGCCTCACGGCCGGGCCGCTCAGCGGCCGCGCCTCTCGCATGCGCTTTCGCTCGAAGACTCGCTCGGCGGATGCTTCGGCGTCAAGAGCCCACGGCGCACACCGGCACAAGGCGCCCGGGCGACGGGGCATCCGCACCAGCCGGTCTTCCGGCGCAGGGCGCATGTCCCGGCGCGGCGGCTTCTGCCGCCCGGCCGTGAGGCCGCAAGCGAGCAACGCGAGCGCTCAAAAGCACCCCCGTTGGGCGAGCGCTGGCTCAGCCGCCCTTGTCTTCAAGGGGGGCTCCGCCGAGCGGCGAAGAACCAAGAACGCACGATCGACACAACTCAACAGCCCGAAGCGAATTTACCCGTGGCTGTTGGAATTGCTCCGACGCCGGCCACCCGACCGGCCACCGGGGCCAGCGGAGCGACCGCCGCCATATCCACCCCCACCGCTCTTGCCACGATGCCCACCGGGCTTACCGCCGCGATAGCCGCCACCGGAGCGCTGGCCGCGATAGTTCCCACCGCCGCCGCCACCCGAAGGCCGCGAGCCGCGCTCTGGCTTCACGTAGCCCTTGGCTAGGTCGGCCCCGCACTCGCCCGCCTCGATGACCGCCTTGGTGCGGTGCTCGATGGTCGCCATGTCGCGCACCTCGGCAGGCTCGCAGAACGTGATGGCCACGCCCGAAGCGCCGGCGCGGGCCGTGCGGCCCACGCGGTGCACGTACGTCTCCGAGTCGGCGGGCATGTCGTAGTTCACCACGTGGGTGATGCCGCTCACGTCGATGCCGCGGCTGGCCACGTCGGTCGCGACGAGCACGCCCTGGGGGTCGCGTTTGAAGGCATCGAGCGCGCGGGTGCGGGCGTTCTGCGTCTTGTTGCCGTGGATGGCGCTCGCGCCCACGCCGTCGCGGTTGAGCTGCTTCACCAGGCGATCGGCCCCGTGCTTGGTCTTGGTGAAGACCAGCGTGCGGCCGATGCCCTCGCCGCCGCTGGCCGCCGCCATCATGACGGTGTTGAGCAGGGCGGTCTTGTTCTCCTTGGGCACGATGTAGGCCTGCTGACGCACCCGCTCGACCGTGGTCGACTCGGGCGCGGTCTGGACGTGCGCGGGATCCTTAAGCAGGCCGTTGGCCAGCGCCTTGATAGCCTTGCTGGCCGTCGCGCTGAACAGCAGCGTCTGCCGCGTGTCGGGCGTGAGGGCCGCGATCTTGCGCATGTCGGGCAAAAAGCCCATGTCGAGCATCCGGTCGGCCTCGTCGAGCACCAGAACCTCAATGGAACCAAGGTCGATCAGGCCCTGCTCGTGCAGATCCATCAAGCGGCCGGGCGTGGCAACGAGCACGTCCACGCCGCCGCGCAGGGACTTCTCTTGCCGGTACTGGCTGACACCGCCGTAGACGGCCGTGTGCCGAAGCGGCAGGTTGCGGCCGTACGCGACGAACGAGTCGAAGATCTGCACCGCCAGCTCGCGCGTGGGGCACAAGACCAGGGCGCGGGGCGCCCGGCCGTGCTTGCCGCGGCCCTTCTTGTCGGCGTGGCCGGCCTCGAAGAGATCGTGCAAGATGGGCAGCGCGAACGCCGCCGTCTTGCCGGTGCCCGTCTGGGCCGTGCCGAAGACGTCGCGACCAGCCAGCACCTCGGGGATGGCCAGGGCCTGGATTGGGCTGGGCGTGGTGTACCCACGCTTGGCCAGCACCCGGGCGATGGGATCGGCCAGGCCCAGGTCGTCGAAGCTGGGGGTGTCTGTCTTGGTGTTGGCAGGCGCGGTGGAATCGATCACGGAACTGTTGGACAAGTGCTCTGCTTTCGGCCCATACGGGCAACGCGGCTGGCGTGCATGCCAGCCTGGGGAGGT
It contains:
- the ispF gene encoding 2-C-methyl-D-erythritol 2,4-cyclodiphosphate synthase; protein product: MTQTIPGRSSDDPPLRIGHGYDLHRLEPQAPHGSGKPLVVGGVKIPQDTDRPIGPVAHSDGDALLHALTDAILGAAALPDIGQLFPNDDPANENGDSARFLAEAVRLMRNASWRLANVDLTVLLQAPKLGPHKAAIRERIAEMLDLPPDRVNVKGKTGEHVGPVGQGKAIEAHAVVLLVREG
- a CDS encoding HU family DNA-binding protein; this encodes MNKSDLVDRVASSLGATRGEAAQYLDAVLEGITRGLIEDGRVKITAFGGFTRRHRAERNGTKPTTGEPIRIPASETCGFKAAPALRERLTESARPPGQVESKPTAHQDAAR
- a CDS encoding ATP-dependent Clp protease adaptor ClpS, which produces MAHAPAKPNTSPSPTTDSQPLRPWNVVLLDDQDHSYDYVIDLLGRLFGHDRTRAFELARKVDTEGRAVVATTHRELGELRVQQIRAFGADPLMSRSRGPMRAILEPAESGE
- a CDS encoding DUF4132 domain-containing protein; translation: MRRKLPLTIDHALTMMACAIKLEVYSDEAMQLITPVVKLCEQRWGEWGSDDRVRDQMAKLADMGRSIENAPQRKLVMRIDRLLETPKVPQTKTVENAEPRSEPSEDAKGVLTACLSLINSYSMADQFAPPDVNSMFRALEDDVRALSRPDRAWLLMRVFDELCDAWDKVRGKGTTQQDKVERGKLESKVQQLMKLMAVALSHKLPLSAADFSRIIDGSVSRTNRSGVYQPHLYPIIQQLDRWNQDVLDDVALQGSLRLLVEKLENEAYDWRNLAARVRKMVLGDLNLPMQNGEAWTDAALADIGKLKPNKIAAWNALLGHCLSASAGSPSKKWVAEAQRMAKEIGRAKVNTALLRWLPLVDKPRTQPLQQRWYNHDFDGHLILDHHATILKGLCWMAATEESDEMARTLGALAISCYRKLPGVGARAVKVGNAAVYALGAMPGTAALGQLSRLRIKVKFGTAQAMIAKALDRAAEREGLPRSEIEEMAVPAYGLEGVGFLREQLGECAAEIRVGETLAASLRWTNDKGKAVKAPPAAVKRDHADDLKDLKGALKDVQAMLPAQRDRIDGLFLERNRWPLETWRERYLDHPLVGAVARRLVWVFDDGTRATAAAWLRDDADGPPHADGRLVRADGKAFEPEPGCAVTLWHPIDGDAKPGEDALRGDVAVWRAFYEDHRIRQPFKQAHREVYLLTDAERATETYSNRFAAHIVRQHQFNALMRERYWKTQTRLMVDAEYGPAHRQLPAWDLRVEFWISGVGDDYNDQFVLDSGAFRYLATDQVRFYRAEQRIQDDDAVAMDQLPPIVLSECLRDADLFVGVASVGNNPEWADGGPEGRFQTYWQEFSFGTLGESAQTRRDILSRLIPRLAIADVCTLDDRYLVIRGTKRTYKIHLGSGNILMEPNDQYLCIVQGRADDGTAGRGVFLPFEGDRTLAIILSKAFMLADDDKIKDRTILSQIGR
- a CDS encoding GNAT family N-acetyltransferase, whose amino-acid sequence is MIKVQRITPQSPLYPSSVALRESVLLNSIGYDHQRFTAEYPGVDERAEHFVAVLDHPTGPRVVGCLLLLTDEEPAEDGKTRAKVMQMAIDPQRQGEGLGRRLVVAAEARAFGELGINRLYCHSQDPAVGFYAKLGWHPEGAPFEEAGIGHRKMVVDAPPQPTGDEAAAALKGDPLYEDGV
- a CDS encoding DEAD/DEAH box helicase, with protein sequence MIDSTAPANTKTDTPSFDDLGLADPIARVLAKRGYTTPSPIQALAIPEVLAGRDVFGTAQTGTGKTAAFALPILHDLFEAGHADKKGRGKHGRAPRALVLCPTRELAVQIFDSFVAYGRNLPLRHTAVYGGVSQYRQEKSLRGGVDVLVATPGRLMDLHEQGLIDLGSIEVLVLDEADRMLDMGFLPDMRKIAALTPDTRQTLLFSATASKAIKALANGLLKDPAHVQTAPESTTVERVRQQAYIVPKENKTALLNTVMMAAASGGEGIGRTLVFTKTKHGADRLVKQLNRDGVGASAIHGNKTQNARTRALDAFKRDPQGVLVATDVASRGIDVSGITHVVNYDMPADSETYVHRVGRTARAGASGVAITFCEPAEVRDMATIEHRTKAVIEAGECGADLAKGYVKPERGSRPSGGGGGGNYRGQRSGGGYRGGKPGGHRGKSGGGGYGGGRSAGPGGRSGGRRRSNSNSHG